The sequence below is a genomic window from Setaria italica strain Yugu1 chromosome IV, Setaria_italica_v2.0, whole genome shotgun sequence.
AGGAAATCGCCATTCTTTGGCTCATCAAGCTAGTGGTTGTTCCATGAGGGGCGATACCCTATCAGTTTGGGTAGTTTCGGAtgatggttgccaatgtagcaccacatcTCCTTCCACCCGgtattggagtctatcaactcgtaaTTCAGATAATGGCTTCTTGCTATCTCCCGCATTTGGATCCCGGTGCCTCCAATCAAGAGAGTATGATCTTTTAAGGGTTGTGGCTTTACTCGTAAAAACTTCCGGAATAATTGAAAGTGCGGCCTAATCCCTAGAAAGGCTTCGCACAAATGAGCGAAGATTGCAGTATGgaggatcccattggggttcagatgcGCCAACTCCAATTTATAATAATGCAGTAAACCTTGGAAGAAATTTGAAGAAGGCAATGCAAGGCCTCGCTCGATGAAGTGGGAAAAAATTACCATCTCATCAGGATAGGACTCCAAAGGGCAGGCATTTCCATATGCAGATCGCTAGTTGATGAATTCCTGATCTTGGAGTAAATTGGTGGCTACGAGCACCTTGatatcctcctccttcagagTTGACTACTTCCAGGCACAGATGGGATTTGGCGGTGCAGTCAAATCGGTCTTCCCGTAATTGGGTGCCGGCAACTGCGGCTCCTTCTTGTCggacctcttcttcttcttgccctcACCCGCTTTGGACGCAACAACCTTCCTTCCCATCTTTGATGTCACGAGCATTTTCAGTCGAATAGCTCAAGGGCTGCTTGGTGGGGGCACGGTGGCGCTAGTGTTCAGAGATCGaacagtggcggcggcgctagggctaaaGTGTGGAAATTGGAAAGGCAACTGGCAAAGGTAAAAcggaagggataacttcctccgttatttTTCATAGTGGCACGGTAACAACGGCACAAATAAAGGAATTTCTGATTTGAAGGATCCCCAGATTTTGGGATACCTGATTGGCAATTACCTTTATTTCAGGAGGAGATAAGATCTACTTttagagatggtcacgttgaccaaaggttgaacCTTATACCCACTAAACTAGTCGGCTACAAGGCTTCGTGGTTGTGTGCCACATGTTCATCGgtaaaaaagttttttctccgggttttaaggggaaagtgatgcgaattacagattgaccctcagcctaattcttcgattcaacctaaggctcgggggctactccatatggagtgccaCTTTTGTCGTACTTccacataaaattcaagattgaaagatatgagactgagttaaatgaggcttgagtacaTTCTAGCCGTATGGCAGTTTTTGggtaactttgaagattcaaccagatgaagtactcgaagagcactaAAACTAGTCAGAGAAGTCTGCAAAAATACTCGAAACtattgcatttgactaaaaagtactcaaaggctagtcgtacatacatctatggacccaccagaaggtttggatagtcctaaatatggggctggataCCAAGATGCAtatgacatggagactatggcacAGGATagcatagtctacatggaaagataggaactagtcaagtctacatggaaagataggaactagtcaaggattagaaaAGAACTCatagtaataagagtagaactcctctagtcgtatccgacctgtaaccctgcctccagcaaccaacctgtaaccctacctccagcaatataaggtgaggtagggaccccctccaaagcaattcaatccaaccaacaaacagaacgtagggtattacgcaatctagtggcccgaacctgtataaatcgtGTGTCTACGTTTACCTTCGATTTtctgatctcgatgagccctACTAACTAAAACACTACGTCGGGCACCCCCCTTGGTAAGTTGCCAGGTTTAAACACCAACAGGTGGTGGATCCTCAACCTCCACTAAGATAGCGTGCATCGAGCAACATCCATGACAGAGGTATGAATCCGGACACCTCCATGGTAGGGGCAACACTTGGTAGAGGTGTGGATCCGGTGAGCTCCACGATTGGGACGAGGTGTGAGGTGACCTCCATGACAATTCTGGTGGGGACAATCCCCGGGGTGATTGAGGTTTGGGCGACCATGGTGGTACTGCAAGGTTGATCTATTAGTTCTTGTGTGTGTCTCCAAAGAATATTCGATCAGCAATGACCCCCTAAATTTCATGTATCCAATGGTTCTTTGTAGTTCTCCTTTGTATGTTTTTTTGATGATTCAAAGATCCTTATtcttgactttttttttcttctgctaTTCCATTTGCAACTTTTGTGTGTGGGTGTTTTAGCTTGACGATGGGAGCTTATTGTGAGGAGAGGGATGACATACTACGACGATGATTGTAAACCTCATTCTTCTTATAGACTGGGCAACTCAGACCTAGGTTGATGAGGTCAGGTCTCTGTGGCAGTTAGAGTAGGCGTGGCGGCGAAGTGCACTAACGCAATGTTGGGTCTGGCGCAATGAGGTAGGAGGGACTCATCTTCCTCACTATTCCTtgtctccttttctttccttacactttttcttcttcctttactctgttttcttcttccttccttcttccatgCATTAATTTGTAGGAGGGGCTGGAGAGGGGGGTTCCAATGCGTGCAAAGTTATAGGAGGGGCTTGAGCCCTGTCCACCCCACCGCTAGATCTGCCCCTACACCAATCGTTAGTGATAGCTGAGTTGTTCGATTTGATACACCTCAACCTTTTGGGCTTTTGGGGATTACTGCAGGTGGCTATCTTAACAAATCCCAAgaaaaaaactattttcataGGTGGTTAATTAGCATAAGAAAGCAATTGTGGAAATGTATTTCCGCATGGGGTTAACATTGTCATGGAACTTGATTTCCAAAGGCGAGTCACTGGCACCCGCGAAAATCATCAATTTCTATAGGCATTTGATCTTGATCATAAACAGGTGACTAAATGCATGTATAAACAAGTTATTACCCGTTTGTGAAAATTGTTGTTATAGTACTACTGCCATCCATGTCCCCCCTCTTAGTCTCTTGTCCCAACGGCTGTGCCATTAAAGCACTATCTGTCATTGTACGATGCAGCATCCCTCCTaagcttagggggtgtttgatctttagtcctgagtaaaattcatatcacatcgaatattcggaggttaattaggagaactaaatatgagctaattataaaactaattacacagatggaggctaattcacgagacgaatctattaagcctaattaattcatcattagcacatgtttactgtagcatcacattgtcaaatcatggactaattaggtttaatagattcgtctcgcaaattagtcttcatctctacaattagttttgtaattagcctatgtttaatactcctaattagtatctaaacattcgatgtgacaggaattttagaaggtgctaaagaaacaaacaccccttatTGTACTCCCAGCCCAACCCAAAACCTCAAACAGCCATGACCTTAATCTTGTTAGAGCCTGCTAAAGTTGGGAAATGATGATTCAAAACGCAAATCGTGGTATAACCCGGCAAATCTAAAATCAGGTGCTGGGAGGCGGTATAACCAGAAAAATTTGGAGGGTCTTACGTGTTGGGAAAAAAGATATGTACCAAATCATTGCATAAAAATTGCAAAgtgaattaaaaaaaaggaaaaggtccAAATTATTCCTCAAGTATGACCAAAGTCTAGATAACCTACTAAACTATTTTTTTGTTCAGTTTGCTCCCACAACAACTATTtttctcaagtttgaccaaatttatagagaaaCGTGTCAAGGTATATgtcatcaaatagatatattataaaaaatatatctTATGGTAaatctaatggtacttatttcaTACCATAAATATACGTAGTTTTTTCCTATAATCCtggtcaaacttaaaaaagtttgacttaggacaatccTAAAACGACTtattttttgggacggaggaaatATGTTAACTAATCCAATTTACCCCTAAATAGGGTTtgtctcttttgtttttgtttctccaCACAAAAGTGGAGTTTTAAGTTGtagatttgtctttttttctctcCACACATAGGTTGGAGAAACTCCTCAACAATTTGAGGTTCTATTTACACCGACATACAATGAAACCAATGTGTTAATAGCACATGGCATTGTTCATGGTCTCCAATAATGATAATTTCTCAAGAATTACTCCCTCTAGTTATAAATTACTTATGTGTAGTCAACAATTAAAGCTTGCCACGAATCAGTATAAGTGTATTTAATTTGATTTTGAAAATATTATGAGCTGATTCGTCTTACAATTTATGTTTATTTTACTTAATTAGAGACTCCTATATATGAATTATGGAGTCTACATTAATACTTATGAGACGTGCTAGAAAATAGATAAATCTTATAATCTCATAAAAATAGGCTATCAATTCGGTAGAGTGTACTCATTATTGACAAATGGTAGCCATTGGAATATcatattatctaaaaaaattattaacctcaaccattataaaaaaagtctaaACATGAGATAATTTCCATAATGTAGATTTAAAATATTCACCCCTACCATTAAAAATAACTCAAATTAACGCCACAAATCTTTATCTGTATTAGCCACCTAAATTTTCATATAACTTACCCATCTATGCTATTATTAATAAAAGTAATCTAAAGTGAACCTAAATGGTCATCTAAATTATCTATCTCAGACATTCGAGTTCTTAGTTTTGCAGTCTTCCCGCCTataaatctaccacttgggtaccTCCTAGGTGGACTGTCGGTCCCTAAATCCGACACTCCCTACCCTTATTATATACTAAATTACCAACTTATATATTTCTTAATATAGAAAAGACTAGGTCAAGGTATACGTGCATGCTGTGTGTCAGCATGCAGTCCATGCATACACGTATGCAATAAGTAATAAGTATACCAATTTTCATATTGAAAACATAGCTTGTCCTAAGGTTCCAACTAAAAACATGTTGGACACACGTAGCGGTCTAatataaataagaaaaaatatgaatggggatgaaaaatacatataGAATAATTGGTAACCCAAGTATATTACGAGAGGATAAAAATATTGAGTACTTATATGTGTATTCGTTAGAAAATTGACAAATGTGAGAGGGCAAAGATAAGAAACTTTGATTATAGCAATGGGCTTTAAATTTATTCACGGATTCCAATAATTATGTCTCTTAAATTGCTAGGATGTTCAGGAGCGTGAGTTGATGAACTGGTTATTATAATTATATGATTCTATTTACATCAATTTTCAAGAGAAATTAGGAGTCAAAGTTGTGTTTAGAGACCACATTGTCACATTATAAAACATCACTTATTTGTGAACGGAGGGAGCATCAAAAGCATCCAAACTTTGCCTTTGGCTGAAGAAGGTGCTGAAAGTTTAGAGTTTATTTTACATTGATCAATACTGGAGTAAATTCATCAATATATTAGACACGTTAAACCACTAAAACAAGCATACTACTGCTAGTGTGCCATTATGGCACAGGTATAACCAACACAAACAGACCATGCTGTTATGGTCTTATATATGGATTGCGAAAAATCCTAGTATACTCAAGTGATGCAGCAAAATAGTGCTAATTAGGTTTACCTAAACAGAACCTCACCGCGCAGCTTTGCAAGAGACAAACAGGAAGTATATGCTATTGCTCATTTGCTCTGATAGTGGCACCTAACTTGACCAGTCCTGAAGACCACCCACAATTTCTAGTCTAAAAGTATCAAACTGAACGCAGCGCTTGCTTCACTTTTGCATCACTTTCCTGAAAGGAATGCactagttgttgttgttgctcatATGGTCCCCCTGAATTCATCATGCAGCAGGTGCTTTCTTTATGTAGTCCCCCACATTTATATCCAAATATATATGTTCCTTTTTTGCTGAATAAActacaaaaaatatatttattttagccACTTAGGACTTAAGCACAACAGCAACAAGGGAGGAAAAAAGAGGAACAAACTCATCTAGTAACAGGTAATTGGGGATTAACACTGGGGGGCAGCAAAGAATTGAATTATTTTCACTCCTCTCCGAAGCGGCCATTAATCTTGCGCCTTTTGCTTGGTGAAGCCGAGCTTACCGACGAAGGCGTTGACCTCAGCAGCTCCGATGCAGGTATTTTCCTCCTTGTCGTGGTGGCCATTGGTACTAGCTGCTGCAGTAGCTGGTAGCAACTTCTAATCTCTTcctgtaaaaaaaaattctcatcaATTACTGACACAAGATTACAAATGTCTTCAGTTGATCATGCATGCCATGAGCTGGTCAGTCAGTTACCCACCTCAGTCAGGCCAGTGCACCATGAAGCTGCTGTTTCAGGGCTGATGCTGATGCATGGCATGCCTGGTATCTCAGTTACTGCGCTCAGCACGGCGGCTGCCGCCATTGATGCAGGGCAGTGGTTCAGGAACTCGGCTTCTGCTCCATGACAATAAATTCTAGGATTAGCTTTGCGGCTATTCATGTCACTTTTTGTTTATCTGCTACTAATTGGATGACACACCGACACTATGAATTTGGATTGTTCAAGCTATAATTGGTGTTTGATTTGTCCAATGAGCAGTGGATCCCATTGATCTCCTTCCTATGTACGACAGGGCTCGCAATTAATCCTGATGAACATGGTACTGATTACTGACGCTCTGAACCCCATGTTCTCATCAAAGAGAGGAAAAGAACATAAAGACACAACGGCACTGCAGAGGCATACAGAGTTCATCAGATATTCAAATTATCAGCTAGCTGTGTGCCTTTCAAGTATTATTGCATTTAAGGTTACAAAGACAGTAAACTGATCTATTTTTCTGTCTTCGAAAAAAGaagcagaaaaggaaaaagaaaacagaagttAGGTGTACCATGGATTGCATCGAGAGTAATTTTGCATGCTCTCAAGACCAAATTTCTTGTGCACCTTCctgacgaatctgccttgcaaGCAAAGAGATCAATGAACGCAAAAGGCGTAAGTGACCGGAGCCTCCAATCTAGCTTGACTAGGACGAAGAGCTCCATCCTTTGAACCGTCCGCGGTTCAAAAATGCACCTTGTGCTCTCAATCTATTGGCATTGATCAGCAAAGTACGCATATGCGTAAGAGACGTTGCATGAGACAAACGCAAGGATGTGACATAAGAAAAGGATGAGGACCCAAGGGTTGGTAAAACTGGTTGAAGTTTACCTGAAGCTCCAGGAGGGGAGGTACTGAGATTTCCTCCATCTTGGCAGCCAGAGACAAGCAGGCCACAGATAGCAACTGAAACGCCCATCCATAATTCTGGACGGATTTGGATCAGGAAAAAGGACGAACCGGATCAGCAATTTTGACTGAAATTCGATGCCATACATGGTACTACTTACAATAAGCACAATCTTGTGTAACAATGGAAGATAGCGTGCCGTGGCACTCGATCTCAGTTGCAAATGTTGTGCACTAGTAGTGTAACCCGAATTCGGCTACTTCCTTGTACAAATTTGTGGAAAGGGACGTCTCTCCCTctcaattgcatttttttttttgatagagGAGCAGACAAATTTGGTAAAACGTGAACCAATCGGTAAAATTTAGTCCTATCCGACAACTATGCTTAGCTCCAAATCTGAACAGTGGCCCGGCCTGATGATCATATAGTTCATCACGATCTGGCGCTTGTGAAAAGAACAGCATTACAGTCACATGCATGCCGCGTCTGACGCCTACTAATGGCAAAGGCTCCCTGTTCAATTACACATGCTATGTGACAAACAAAATTGGCCTGTTTAACCTAGAATTGCATCTTTGCCCGAAACATTCCTCATGCTTTTGTGTGTACTGTCCTATGCTGGATACGCTCCCATCAATCCAATAATCCATCTCTTCGCACTTAGTACGTGGCACCCTGGCCCACATGTCATGGGCACATTGGTGCAACCATTTCGTGATTAATTAATTCCAAACTGCCTTATAATTGTATATAATCGGACGTAGGTTGAGAGGGTGGGGCCCACTTACCGGCAGCCTACTGGAGGACAGGAACCTGTCCATGTAGCTCACGGCGAGGTAGGCCGTCGCCGGCTGGAAGCCGTGGTACGACCGGGCCTGGTAGACGAGCACGTCAGGCACATACGAGAACGGGGAGAAGAAAAATCGTAAAGCAATGCATCGCGGAAGCCAACCAAACGGAGGCAGTGACGCTGCACCTTGAGGATCCAGGACACGGACTCcgcccagccggccggccggtcgtcGTCGCTCCTCGGCCTGCCGGGACATCCCGCCACCGGCGAGCACGCGGCACCCCAGGTGACGGCGGACACCTCGGGGTAGCAGCACTCCTCGGGCACCAGCTGCTGCTCACGGAAGCCGGTGGTGTCCCCGGCCCAGCAGGGTCGCCCCgagtcgccgccgcgctccagcAGCTCGCCCGCGTCCTCGCCGCACAGGAggagcgcgtcgtcgtcgtcgtcgcggcaCGGCATGGCCGTCGTCTGCTCCCGCATCGACCCCCTCACCGCCTCCTTGCAACACTGCCCATCTCTGCTCCCAATGCTTTGCTGGGAGTAGAGCTAGGTGTGTGCTATGTAGTGTGGAGTGTACTTCCTCCAGTTACGCTGTGGTACAGTGATAGAGCAAAAGCTTAGTGCAGTGGTGGACTGTGTGTATGAGATGGTGATGGGGTGGTGCTGTGCTGTATACAAGTATAGTGTGTATTTGATGTCCTTATTTTGATTGGTTTGGGGTTTGGACCACGtcgtactgttttcttactctTGTCTTGACTCTACTATAGTACTGTGCGCCACAAGCACCGAGATCGTGctaggagaggagggagaagatcGTATTCAATTCTTATCCACCCATCAGTATGTGTGCGTAGCTCGATGTATTTAGTCTAGCCCATCATCTGTAGTCAAGTTTTGGGCTATTCTTCCATATAGAGGCTGATTTAGAGCCTCGCAAAACAGCCAACAAACCGAGCCGGGTGATTGGATCAACGGTTAATAAGGTTGCTTATTCTTGAGAAGAATTGGcaagaaaaaccatgaactcCTTTTCTCAGCTGTTGCTATTGCCGGCATTGCATCAGAAGACAGGGAACAAGTACACGTGCAACACACAACGTGAGGGAAGAGtaggagaagaacaagaaaagtCGTTCAGATTGAATCGTCCATCACCCTCAAACTCATGATCAGAAGGAGGAAAGGAATGAGGTAGACACTTGTATATTCGGATCAAAACAAATCCACCACAAACGTGACCGATAGGCACTGCTGTAAAACTCATCTTTAGTTCTAGTTGGACCCTCAAACTCATGATCAAAAGGAGGAAAGGAATGAGGTAGACACTTGTATATTCGGATCAAAACAAATCCACCACAAACGTGACCGATAGGCACTGCTGTAAAACTCATCTTTAGTTCTAGTTGGAACCCCTTGAACCCTGGTTTTCCAACCGGAACTACGAATTCGGGATTAGTCCTGACCTTTCGGGTAACTCACCCAGGACCAGAGATATCCTTTAATCCGTGTTGGTAATACCCGGGACCCTCTCAAGGCTTTAGGTCCGCTTTGTGTTACAAACCGATCCCAGTTGGCGTtacaaatcgggactaaaaaaGCTTCCGAAGAGTACGAAATTTAGAACTGGGAGTCTAATTGGTTCCAAGAATTTTGTGTAGGATCAATATCCAGTTTCCTACTAGTGATGGTATTACTTTAAATTAGGGAGGCCCGAACCcgtattttttttagataaaggaagcTTTACTAGATACAAAGTTTTGACTTCTGTAACAAGGCGCGGTATACATAGATCTTGAGATCGTGTGGCCAGGGCAGCCCGTCTGCCGACCCTAGTCACCAATCGCCGACAAGTCACTGGTgcaaaactcacctttagtcctggttggtaaggGATATAGATCCCCcaaaaccaaccaggactaactATTCGGAACAAAAAGGGGCTTTTTTAGTCTCGAGTCattcacccgagactaaagaccccctttagtcccgattggtaaaaccaactgggactaaaatggttaaaaaaaaaataaaaaagaggtCGTGCGCCGCCCGCAccggcccgccgctcgcccatcgtgctcgcccgccgcccgcccgcgctgACTACCGCTtgctcccgcgccgcgccgctgctcgcctGCCCGCGCCCGCCCATGCCGGCCCGTCGCTTTgcctggaagaaagggagaggaggaggaaagaatataggaagaagagaaagacctGCACGAGGAGAAAttaagggagaggaggaagataaGAGGCGCTGCCTGCCACCGGTGGAGCGGgacgttttgtcccggttggaaataccaaccgggactaaaggctccccctttagtctcgattggaattaccaaccgggattaaatccTTTA
It includes:
- the LOC101780130 gene encoding cyclin-D1-1 isoform X2, whose product is MREQTTAMPCRDDDDDALLLCGEDAGELLERGGDSGRPCWAGDTTGFREQQLVPEECCYPEVSAVTWGAACSPVAGCPGRPRSDDDRPAGWAESVSWILKARSYHGFQPATAYLAVSYMDRFLSSSRLPNYGWAFQLLSVACLSLAAKMEEISVPPLLELQIESTRCIFEPRTVQRMELFVLVKLDWRLRSLTPFAFIDLFACKADSSGRCTRNLVLRACKITLDAIHEAEFLNHCPASMAAAAVLSAVTEIPGMPCISISPETAASWCTGLTEEEIRSCYQLLQQLVPMATTTRRKIPASELLRSTPSSFIQQKRNIYIWI
- the LOC101780130 gene encoding cyclin-D1-1 isoform X1; this encodes MREQTTAMPCRDDDDDALLLCGEDAGELLERGGDSGRPCWAGDTTGFREQQLVPEECCYPEVSAVTWGAACSPVAGCPGRPRSDDDRPAGWAESVSWILKARSYHGFQPATAYLAVSYMDRFLSSSRLPNYGWAFQLLSVACLSLAAKMEEISVPPLLELQIESTRCIFEPRTVQRMELFVLVKLDWRLRSLTPFAFIDLFACKADSSGRCTRNLVLRACKITLDAIHEAEFLNHCPASMAAAAVLSAVTEIPGMPCISISPETAASWCTGLTEEEIRSCYQLLQQLVPMATTTRRKIPASELLRSTPSSVSSASPSKRRKINGRFGEE
- the LOC101780130 gene encoding cyclin-D1-1 isoform X3 codes for the protein MREQTTAMPCRDDDDDALLLCGEDAGELLERGGDSGRPCWAGDTTGFREQQLVPEECCYPEVSAVTWGAACSPVAGCPGRPRSDDDRPAGWAESVSWILKARSYHGFQPATAYLAVSYMDRFLSSSRLPNYGWAFQLLSVACLSLAAKMEEISVPPLLELQIESTRCIFEPRTVQRMELFVLVKLDWRLRSLTPFAFIDLFACKADSSGRCTRNLVLRACKITLDAIHVPLCLYVLFLSLMRTWGSERQ